A region of Candidatus Roizmanbacteria bacterium DNA encodes the following proteins:
- a CDS encoding queuosine precursor transporter, with product MFNIQKMDLLVGVYIFGIIVSELMGAKTFPLVTFGTYTLNASVAIFLLPLLFTINDVVIEVYGAERARSIVRTGLTMIVLLMLFIVLSISLPPSGRFAESEAAYDSVFGKSLRITIASLTAFAVADFLDIAIFSKIRKRMGKSKLWLRNNASNFIAQFIDTALFMTLAFYSLDRGFDENVSFLFSLILPYWLLKCSMSVIETPLVYIGVNWLKKDAKKSKVIVN from the coding sequence TTATCGTTTCGGAACTGATGGGTGCCAAAACATTTCCTCTTGTGACTTTCGGGACGTATACTTTGAATGCCAGTGTTGCAATATTCCTTCTTCCGTTGTTGTTTACCATCAATGACGTTGTTATTGAAGTATACGGAGCGGAGCGCGCACGGAGTATTGTCCGAACGGGTCTCACGATGATCGTTCTGTTGATGCTCTTTATCGTTCTTTCGATCTCTCTTCCCCCTTCCGGCAGATTTGCGGAGAGTGAAGCGGCCTATGATTCTGTTTTCGGAAAATCATTACGTATTACCATCGCAAGTCTGACTGCGTTTGCAGTTGCCGACTTTCTGGATATTGCGATTTTCAGCAAAATCAGAAAGAGAATGGGAAAAAGTAAGTTATGGCTGAGGAACAATGCTTCGAACTTTATTGCACAGTTTATTGATACTGCGCTCTTTATGACCTTGGCATTTTATTCTCTGGATCGCGGATTTGATGAGAATGTTTCCTTCTTGTTCAGTTTGATTCTGCCGTACTGGCTTCTTAAATGTTCGATGTCCGTCATTGAGACACCTCTTGTCTATATCGGTGTGAACTGGCTGAAAAAGGATGCAAAAAAATCGAAGGTGATTGTGAACTAA
- a CDS encoding GIY-YIG nuclease family protein, with the protein MGTYFVYILASQRNGTLYIGVTSDLIKRTWEHRNKIVKGFTAQYNVHILVYYEVFNDVNRALRREKQLKAWKRAWKLELIESKNPQWNDLYKEMIK; encoded by the coding sequence ATGGGAACATATTTTGTATACATATTGGCAAGTCAACGCAACGGAACACTTTATATTGGAGTTACTTCTGATCTGATTAAACGTACTTGGGAACATAGAAATAAAATAGTGAAAGGATTTACTGCTCAGTATAACGTACATATTCTCGTTTATTATGAAGTATTTAATGATGTAAATCGAGCTTTAAGGCGTGAAAAACAGTTAAAAGCTTGGAAAAGAGCCTGGAAATTAGAGCTAATCGAGTCGAAAAATCCGCAATGGAATGATCTTTATAAAGAAATGATAAAATAA